In Drosophila pseudoobscura strain MV-25-SWS-2005 chromosome 4, UCI_Dpse_MV25, whole genome shotgun sequence, the following proteins share a genomic window:
- the crol gene encoding gastrula zinc finger protein XlCGF57.1 isoform X11 yields MRSHTNETPFRCEICGKSFSRKEHFTNHILWHTAGETPHRCDFCSKTFTRKEHLLNHVRQHTGESPHRCSYCMKTFTRKEHLVNHIRQHTGETPFKCTYCTKAFTRKDHMVNHVRQHTGESPHKCTYCTKTFTRKEHLTNHVRQHTGDSPHRCSYCKKTFTRKEHLTNHVRLHTGDSPHKCEYCQKTFTRKEHLNNHMRQHSSDNPHCCNVCNKPFTRKEHLINHMSRCHTGDRPFTCETCGKSFPLKGNLLFHQRSHTKGQEMERPFSCEKCPKNFICKGHLVSHMRSHSGEKPHACTLCSKAFVERGNLKRHMKMNHPDAMMPPPPVHPHPQIPAGVLTQVKQEVKPIIIPHHSSTTMHTIQQITAGAASGAGAVQLTPGLVPLVTSTLISHNAAAQQQSQKQQAAQQQAAAAAAAQQQAAAQQQAAAAAHQQHQQQVAAQHQQQAVAAHQQQQQQLQQQQQLLQLSIQQAAHHHQQQEQHRQQQHQQQQQQHHQQQQQGHPQAPPPPQQQQQPPPQVPIALISDPSALARAAMQLQHLPANVEQHPVVY; encoded by the exons ATGCGATCGCACACCAACGAGACGCCGTTCCGTTGCGAGATCTGTGGCAAGAGCTTTAGCCGCAAGGAGCACTTCACCAATCACATACTCTGGCATACAG CAGGCGAGACGCCGCATCGGTGCGACTTCTGCTCCAAGACGTTTACGCGCAAGGAGCATTTGTTAAATCACGTGCGCCAGCACACGGGAGAGTCGCCTCATCGCTGCTCCTACTGCATGAAGACGTTCACGCGCAAGGAGCATCTGGTCAATCACATACGCCAGCACACGGGTGAGACACCGTTCAAGTGCACGTACTGCACGAAAGCGTTCACGCGCAAAGATCACATGGTTAATCATGTACGGCAACATACAGGCGAATCGCCGCACAAGTGCACATACTGCACCAAGACGTTCACGCGCAAGGAGCACCTAACGAACCATGTGCGTCAGCACACGGGCGACTCGCCGCACCGTTGCTCCTACTGCAAGAAGACATTCACACGGAAGGAGCACCTGACGAATCATGTGCGCCTGCATACGGGCGACTCGCCGCACAAGTGCGAGTACTGCCAGAAGACGTTCACACGGAAGGAGCACCTCAACAACCATATGCGCCAGCACTCAAGCGACAATCCGCATTGCTGCAACGTTTGCAACAAGCCGTTCACCCGCAAGGAGCATCTGATCAATCACATGTCACGCTGTCACACCGGCGATCGACCCTTCACCTGCGAGACATGCGGCAAGTCCTTCCCCCTCAAGGGCAACCTGCTCTTCCATCAGCGCAGCCACACCAAGGGCCAGGAGATGGAGCGTCCGTTCTCCTGCGAGAAGTGCCCCAAGAACTTTATCTGCAAAG GTCACTTGGTCTCGCACATGCGCTCCCATTCGGGCGAGAAACCACACGCGTGCACTCTGTGCAGCAAGGCTTTCGTCGAGCGCGGCAATTTGAAGCGCCACATGAAGATGAATCACCCGGATGCTATGATGCCGCCACCACCCgtgcatccgcatccgcaaaTACCGGCTGGTGTGCTGACGCAAGTCAAGCAGGAAGTGAAACCGATCATAA TTCCCCACCACTCGTCGACCACGATGCACACCATCCAGCAGATCACGGCCGGTGCCGCGAGCGGCGCGGGTGCGGTCCAACTGACGCCGGGTCTGGTGCCGCTGGTCACCTCGACGCTGATTTCGCATAACGCTGCcgcccagcagcagtcgcagaaGCAGCAGGCCGCTCAGCAAcaggctgccgctgcagcggctgcccaacagcaggcagccgcccagcagcaggcggcggcggcagcccatcagcagcaccagcaacaggtGGCGgctcagcatcagcagcaggcagtGGCCGcccatcagcaacagcagcagcagctccaacagcagcagcaactgctgCAGCTCTCGATTCAGCAGGCTGCCcatcaccatcagcagcaggagcagcaccgtcagcagcagcatcaacagcagcagcagcaacaccatcagcagcagcagcagggccacCCGCAGGCGCCCCcaccgccgcagcagcagcagcagccaccgccacaggTGCCTATCGCCTTGATCAGCGATCCCAGTGCCCTCGCCCGTGCTGCcatgcagctgcagcattTGCCGGCCAATGTCGAACAGCATCCGGTGGTTTACTAA